GCACCAAGATGTTAAGTAGCATCTAGAGGAGACGCTGGAATGGCTGTAGCATCCCGGTGCCGCAGGCTGGAGCCCAGGCTAGCATTTGAGCCTCCAGACCTTTCCGAGGGCCATGCCATCGGGCCGATAGCCCTTTCTGCAGCCTTGTCATCTCAGTCCAACGGCTGCGGGCGTGCTTGGCTGCCCGCCTCTGTCCACCCCATCTTCCTCTTGCTGTGCAGCCAAGAGCTTGAATTGGCGCACTGGGATGCTGATCCTGCTCAGCGTAACGGTTCAACCACCACCGCCTctatttctccttctttgtCAGGCCACTTCATTCATAACGGGCAGCCCCAGAGGTTGCTGTGTCTGCAGAAGCGTCTGTACTTTAACCTCTCCGTGCTGGAGGAGGGCGAGCGCTTGACGATGGCTCAGCTAGAGATCAAATTCAGCCACAACTCCTACCACGCCTCCAGCCAGGGGCAGGTTTTTGAGCTGAGGCTCTACCAAGCCTCCCAGATGTCTCTACGGGGGATGCCCTCCCAGGGGCACGGCCGAAAGCTGCTGGTGGAGCAGTCCTTCGCCCAGCTGCACAAGTCTCTTCTCTTCAACCTGAGCGGGGTGGCGAGGGACTGGAGGACGTACAGCAGGAATCTGGGCTTGATCCTGGAGATCTCGGTGAGCGGTGGCACGTCAGCCCTGACGAgcggggggctgcagagcccctgcGCCAGCATCGACTCCTTCCTGGAGGCCTCTCTGCTGGTGGTGACCCTCAgccagcagcagtgcagggcttccaggaggaggaggagtcctcACTACACCCCCGTCACTCCGAGCAACCTCTGCAAGTCCCGGCGGCTTTACATCAGCTTCAGCGACGTTGGCTGGGAGAACTGGATCATCGCCCCGCAGGGCTACATGGCTAATTACTGCCTGGGCGAGTGCCCCTTTCCCCTGACAGCGGAGCTGAACAGCACCAACCATGCCATCCTGCAAACCATGGTGCACTCGCTGGACCCGGAGgggaccccccagccctgctgcgtCCCCGTCAGGCTGTCCCcaatctccatcctctactaCGATAACAACGACAACGTGGTGCTGAGGCACTACGAGGACATGGTGGTGGATGAGTGTGGCTGTAGATAGCGGAGCGGCTGGGGAGCGTGTGCCCTGGGGTCCCGGTTCAAGCGGTGAATGATTGATGGAATAAATCCGAGTGTGTTAAATCCCCTCTGTGCTGGTGTTCAGGGAGTTTCCCGTTGGTGCATTGTCGGAGCTCCCCCCTGGGCCACCCTTCTCCACGCGCAGCCGGGGAGGAGCTCTGGCACGAGGGGATCATTCCTGGAGTTGTGATTTAGTAATAGCTGGGTGCTCGGTCCTCCAGGCAGCCGTCTGCCGCAGCCAGCAGACTCTTACGGGATTATGATCGAGTCTGGTTGTCTATTCCGTTCTCCACGGGCAACAGTGGCACCAGGTTGTGAATCCCGGACCCCTCTCCCAcctggctgagct
The Gavia stellata isolate bGavSte3 chromosome 32, bGavSte3.hap2, whole genome shotgun sequence genome window above contains:
- the GDF1 gene encoding embryonic growth/differentiation factor 1 is translated as MWLLPSFRAGLAWALLSVVLGMELSLQESLLLKSLGLSAKPSPKTPVPVPPVLWRIFQKRKTLPSTNKDLADACRVEEFNVPGNIIRVFADQGHFIHNGQPQRLLCLQKRLYFNLSVLEEGERLTMAQLEIKFSHNSYHASSQGQVFELRLYQASQMSLRGMPSQGHGRKLLVEQSFAQLHKSLLFNLSGVARDWRTYSRNLGLILEISVSGGTSALTSGGLQSPCASIDSFLEASLLVVTLSQQQCRASRRRRSPHYTPVTPSNLCKSRRLYISFSDVGWENWIIAPQGYMANYCLGECPFPLTAELNSTNHAILQTMVHSLDPEGTPQPCCVPVRLSPISILYYDNNDNVVLRHYEDMVVDECGCR